From the Alkalibacter rhizosphaerae genome, one window contains:
- a CDS encoding FecCD family ABC transporter permease, producing the protein MNRILQHKWISRILLFLLPGGAIFFTLFMGRYQIGFFDVLQVLLPWSKETSTLPSEFWTIVYQLRLPRALAGAMIGGVLAVSGAAYQGVFRNPLVNSGILGVASGASFGASLAIVVFGGGYLNYFLSFTFGMVAVMLAYFAGRIYGTTPTVTLILGGVVVSSFFGAFTSMLKYVADPYSELPALTFWAMGSLSSIGFKHFVAFIPMLMGVGLIYMSRWKINVLSMGDKEAATLGVDTKLYKMLIIGGATLATSSAVCISGTIGWVGLIIPHIGRMIVGNDNTKLIPWSMSLGATFTVLVDTASRTVSTSEIPIGILTAIVGTPFFVYLLKKTKGGGWT; encoded by the coding sequence TTTCATGGGCCGATATCAAATCGGTTTTTTTGACGTCCTGCAGGTATTGTTGCCCTGGAGCAAGGAGACATCGACCTTGCCTTCGGAATTCTGGACCATCGTCTATCAGCTTCGTCTGCCCAGAGCACTGGCGGGAGCCATGATCGGAGGAGTGCTAGCCGTCAGTGGAGCGGCGTATCAAGGGGTTTTTCGAAATCCTCTTGTCAATTCCGGCATACTGGGTGTGGCCAGTGGAGCCAGTTTCGGAGCTTCGCTGGCCATCGTGGTTTTTGGCGGCGGGTATCTGAATTATTTTCTTTCCTTTACTTTCGGCATGGTGGCGGTGATGCTGGCCTATTTTGCCGGCAGGATCTACGGGACTACACCCACTGTCACGCTTATTTTGGGTGGAGTGGTGGTATCCAGCTTTTTTGGTGCGTTTACGTCCATGTTGAAATATGTGGCAGATCCCTATTCGGAACTTCCCGCTCTGACCTTCTGGGCCATGGGGAGTTTGTCCTCCATCGGATTCAAGCACTTTGTCGCTTTCATTCCCATGTTGATGGGGGTGGGGCTGATCTACATGTCCCGATGGAAGATCAATGTCCTGTCCATGGGGGACAAGGAAGCGGCCACCCTGGGTGTGGATACAAAATTATATAAAATGTTGATCATTGGAGGAGCGACTCTGGCCACCAGTTCTGCCGTCTGCATCAGCGGAACCATCGGATGGGTGGGTCTGATCATTCCCCACATCGGTCGGATGATCGTTGGAAACGACAATACAAAACTGATCCCATGGAGCATGTCTTTGGGAGCGACGTTTACCGTGTTGGTGGATACGGCATCCCGGACCGTCAGCACATCCGAGATCCCCATCGGGATCCTGACCGCTATCGTCGGTACGCCTTTCTTCGTTTACTTGTTGAAGAAAACAAAGGGAGGTGGATGGACATGA
- a CDS encoding ABC transporter ATP-binding protein, with protein MSRILEIADLSFSYPAKEVFKKVSINMDQGEILCLMGPNGCGKTTLLDTIMGIHKAEHGRIKLMNQDLLTYSRKELSKLIAYVPQVHQVVFPYTVKQIVLMGRTSYVGTFSEPGKTDHKAVEDAMDLVGIAGMADKPYSQLSGGEVKLVLLARALCQQAPLLIMDEPTANLDFKNELIFLETIVRLNKRDDRSILMATHSPEHAFYLQGKGSKVRASMMSGGRIVAQGSPEKIITEENIEQVYGVRSAILLDHDQEGTPIRSITLRGIL; from the coding sequence ATGAGCCGTATTTTGGAAATCGCGGACCTTTCCTTTTCATATCCCGCCAAGGAGGTATTCAAGAAGGTATCCATCAATATGGATCAGGGGGAGATCCTTTGTCTGATGGGGCCCAACGGTTGTGGAAAAACGACCTTGTTGGATACGATCATGGGGATCCATAAAGCGGAACATGGAAGGATCAAACTGATGAACCAGGATCTGTTGACCTATAGCCGCAAGGAACTTTCCAAACTGATCGCCTATGTACCTCAGGTCCATCAAGTGGTTTTTCCATATACAGTAAAACAGATCGTGTTGATGGGCAGAACTTCTTACGTGGGAACTTTTAGTGAACCAGGCAAAACGGATCATAAAGCGGTGGAAGATGCCATGGATCTGGTAGGGATCGCAGGCATGGCCGACAAGCCCTACTCCCAACTATCGGGAGGCGAAGTCAAGCTGGTGCTGCTGGCTCGGGCATTATGCCAACAGGCACCACTCTTGATCATGGATGAACCCACGGCCAATCTGGATTTCAAAAACGAGTTGATCTTTCTGGAAACCATCGTGAGGCTCAACAAAAGGGATGATCGTTCCATATTGATGGCCACCCACTCTCCGGAACATGCATTTTATCTTCAGGGAAAGGGATCTAAGGTCCGCGCATCCATGATGAGCGGCGGCCGAATCGTGGCCCAAGGTTCCCCGGAGAAAATCATCACGGAAGAAAATATCGAACAGGTCTATGGAGTGCGATCGGCGATCCTGCTGGATCATGACCAGGAGGGTACACCGATCCGAAGCATCACCCTGAGAGGCATCCTTTGA
- a CDS encoding ABC transporter substrate-binding protein, translating to MIKKAKVHVWIWIVILMLAGCSNTAGEIKNNGNQTDPKEPIVVTDSVNRIVEIPLEWDAIATLDPFAGQCVIMYGHGDHMPATINGVKRDLLLREMSPTLEDAAVVKDSGSMNAEAVLSMGIDFMFVKSDMYFNDAEKDKLDKTGIPYIVIDYRTIEEQMEAFMLIGKALGEEKEAQDMIDWYNESIDLVEEVVSKVPQEERPKLYHSVNEALRTDVDGSLEAEWIGITGVYNVSLEDDLFLNEGKTYTNLEQIYTWDPDLIICNESGIDEFILSDPKWGGLRAVREKQVYQIPIGVSRWGHPSSTETSLGILWLADLLYADYFDDFDLKQVMYDYYLRFYEYDASDEMLEKILSGKGIRAPN from the coding sequence GTGATAAAAAAAGCGAAGGTCCATGTTTGGATATGGATCGTGATATTGATGCTGGCCGGATGCAGCAATACTGCCGGTGAAATAAAGAACAACGGGAATCAGACGGATCCCAAGGAGCCCATCGTGGTAACAGACAGCGTAAACAGGATCGTGGAGATCCCTTTGGAGTGGGATGCCATTGCTACCCTGGATCCCTTCGCCGGACAATGCGTGATCATGTACGGCCACGGAGACCACATGCCGGCCACCATCAACGGAGTGAAGCGGGATCTGCTGCTTCGGGAAATGTCTCCGACTCTGGAGGATGCAGCGGTGGTGAAGGACAGCGGATCCATGAACGCAGAGGCGGTATTGTCCATGGGGATCGATTTTATGTTTGTTAAAAGCGACATGTATTTTAATGATGCAGAAAAGGACAAACTGGACAAAACGGGGATCCCATATATCGTCATCGACTACCGAACCATCGAAGAGCAGATGGAGGCATTCATGCTGATCGGAAAGGCCTTGGGGGAAGAAAAAGAGGCGCAGGACATGATCGACTGGTATAATGAATCCATAGATCTGGTAGAAGAAGTGGTATCCAAGGTACCCCAGGAAGAACGACCTAAATTGTATCATTCCGTCAACGAAGCATTGCGAACGGATGTTGACGGAAGCCTGGAGGCGGAATGGATCGGGATAACGGGAGTTTACAACGTATCCCTGGAAGATGACCTGTTCTTGAATGAAGGAAAGACCTATACCAACCTGGAACAAATCTATACATGGGATCCGGATCTGATCATCTGCAATGAAAGCGGGATCGATGAATTCATATTGTCGGATCCAAAGTGGGGAGGATTGCGGGCCGTACGGGAAAAGCAAGTATACCAGATCCCCATCGGTGTTTCCCGCTGGGGTCATCCCAGCAGCACGGAGACTTCACTTGGGATCTTGTGGCTGGCGGATCTTTTGTATGCCGATTATTTTGACGACTTTGACTTGAAGCAGGTCATGTACGACTATTATTTGCGATTCTACGAATATGACGCATCCGATGAAATGCTGGAGAAGATCTTGTCCGGTAAAGGCATTCGAGCACCCAACTAA